In Methanomicrobia archaeon, one DNA window encodes the following:
- the tfb gene encoding transcription initiation factor IIB (stabilizes TBP binding to an archaeal box-A promoter; responsible for recruiting RNA polymerase II to the pre-initiation complex): MGERIRTCPECGSKNIVVDSKHAELYCGDCGVVLVEDIVDLGPEWRSYDEEQAAKRIRTGPPMSYRIHDKGLGTPMPGLPARTKRLRGISIDSSDKTLALALVEIDRMACALKLPNNIKEETSVLYRKAMKKNLIKGRSIEELVSAMLYITCRRYEVPRTLKEIAAVSRSPLKKIRRAYIFLLRKLEIKLAPANPALYIPRFCSKLGLSEEIRERAIEILKDDQGTGVAKGWGPIGTAAAAIYIAAMLSGEKITEKEIAKVAGTTEITIRDRYKELVSRLNIDMLAPHTTREGKYLGLGVT, from the coding sequence ATTCAAAGCATGCTGAGTTGTACTGCGGTGACTGCGGGGTCGTCCTGGTCGAGGATATCGTTGATCTCGGCCCTGAATGGCGCTCCTACGACGAAGAACAGGCAGCGAAGCGGATAAGAACCGGACCACCCATGAGCTACCGGATACACGACAAAGGGCTGGGCACGCCGATGCCCGGACTGCCGGCACGTACCAAGCGGTTGCGCGGCATAAGCATCGACTCCAGCGACAAGACCCTTGCACTTGCGCTCGTCGAGATCGATCGCATGGCCTGTGCCCTGAAGCTCCCGAATAATATCAAGGAAGAGACCTCGGTCCTGTACCGTAAGGCGATGAAGAAGAACTTGATCAAGGGCCGCAGTATCGAGGAGCTGGTCTCCGCAATGCTGTATATCACCTGCCGCCGGTACGAGGTACCGCGCACCTTGAAGGAGATTGCCGCGGTCTCCCGGAGCCCGTTGAAGAAGATTCGAAGGGCCTATATCTTTCTCCTGCGCAAGTTGGAGATCAAGCTCGCGCCGGCCAATCCTGCACTCTATATCCCGCGATTCTGCTCGAAGCTCGGGCTGAGTGAGGAGATCAGGGAGCGGGCGATTGAGATCCTGAAGGATGACCAGGGAACCGGCGTCGCAAAAGGTTGGGGGCCGATAGGAACTGCCGCAGCCGCCATTTACATAGCCGCGATGCTGAGTGGCGAGAAGATCACGGAGAAGGAGATCGCTAAAGTCGCTGGCACTACCGAGATCACGATCAGGGACCGGTACAAGGAGCTGGTTAGTCGGTTGAATATCGACATGCTCGCGCCGCATACCACGCGAGAAGGGAAATACCTGGGGCTTGGAGTTACGTAA